The nucleotide sequence CAATCCCTTCCACCATCACCCGCTGCGACAACCTCGCGGAGCTCCGGCTGTTCTCGAACCAGCTTGACGGGCCTCTCCCAGCCGACTTTGGCAAGAATTCTCCACTTAAGTTCGTCGATCTTTCGGATAATCTCCTCTCGGGAGAGATTCCGGCTGGGATTTGTGGTGGTGACATGCTGGATCAGCTTCTTTTGCTTGACAACATGTTCTCCGGTTCTCTGCCGGAGAGCCTAGGCCAGTGTTCAACGCTTACGCGAGTCCGACTGCTGAACAACCATCTCTCCGGCGAGGTTCCCCCTGCTTTCTGGGGCTTGCCACATGTATGGCTTCTCGAGCTTGCTGGGAACTCCTTCACCGGTGGTATATCCCCGGCAATCTCCGGCGCCACCAATCTCTCTAAACTCGTGATATCTAACAATCAATTCGAAGGTCGAATCCCAGAAGAAATGGGAGCTCTGTCAAATCTGTATGAGTTCTCTGCTGCCAATAACCGGTTGACAGGGCCGCTCCCTGAAGGGCTCGTGAACTTTGCATCGCTCGGGCTGCTTGATCTCCATAACAATTCCCTCTCGGGCGAGCTCGTTAGCGGAGTTCGATGGTGGAAAAAGCTCATCCGGTTGAACCTCGCCAACAACGAGTTCACTGGCTCGATACCCCCAGAACTGGGCGACCTCCCGATGCTCAACTATCTCGACATCTCCGGAAACCAGCTTACCGGGACGATCCCCCTTGAGTTGCAGAACTTGAAGCTTAACGACTTTAACCTCTCAAACAATCAGCTTTCCGGTACTCTGCCTCCCCAGTTCGCAACGCGGATCTATGAAAACAGCTTCTTGGGCAATCCGGGACTGTGCGTCGACGTGAATGCGCCTTGTGCCGGTCAAAGAAGAGGTGGCAACTCTATTCGCTATGGATTCCCTTGGCTGCTTCGATCAATCTACATCCTCTCCGCTGCGGCCCTTGTTGCTGCAGCGGCCTGGTTCTACTGGAAGAaccagagttccaaggaggtgaaTCGTGCTTCGGAAAAGCCCAACTGGATGCTCACTTCTTTCCACAAACTGGGTTTCAGCGAGTACGAGATCTCGGGCTGCCTCGACGAGGACAACGTGATCGGTAGCGGTGCTTCCGGGAAGGTCTACAAGGCAGTGCTCAGCAATGGAGAGGTCGTGGCAGTGAAGAAGCTCCGGGAAACGCCCGGGAAGACCGATGTCTTCCAAAGCGTGGACGACGGATTCGAGGCCGAGGTTGCCACTTTGGGGAAGATCAGGCACAAGAACATCGTCAAGTTGTGGTGTTGTTGCACGCACAAGGACTGTAAGCTGCTGGTTTACGAGTACATGCCCCATGGGAGCTTAGGCGACCTGCTGCACGGCAGCAAGGGCCGGCTGTTGGACTGGCCGACGAGGTACAAGATCGCGGTGGACGCTGCCGAGGGTCTGTCGTATCTACACCATGACTGCGTTCCTCCGATCGTTCACAGAGATATTAAGTCGAACAACATCTTGTTGGACGATGAATTCGGGGCCAAAGTGGCAGATTTTGGCGTTGCAAAGGCCATCGTCGGTAAGGATCCAATGTCCATGTCCATCGTCGCTGGTTCGTGTGGATACATCGCACCAGGTTAGGTTCTATTTCCATCCACGCCACAGATCACAAGTCCATTTCCTCAATCATGGTCTTCATGCGATGCAGAGTACGCATACACACTCCGCGTGAACGAGAAGAGTGATATATACAGCTATGGCGTGGTCATTCTGGAGCTCGTCACGGGGAGACGTCCGGTGGATCCCGAGCTGGGAGAAAAGGACATGGCGAGATGGGTGCAGAGCACGGTGGAGCAGAGGGGAGTGGACCATGTCCTCGACCCCAAGCTCGACGTGTGCTACAAGGACGAGATGTGCAAGGTCCTTGACATTGGCCTCCTCTGCGCCAGCATCTTGCCCATCAGTCGTCCGTCGATGAGGACGGTCATCAAGATGCTGTTCGAGGTGGGTTCTGAGAACAAACAGCTCAAGCCTGCAGAGGACCGCAACCAGGTCTCCTTGCTGCCATGAAGATGCCTATGGTCGTGGGGACTTTTCCTAGACGTGGCTGCGGAGGCAAAAATGCCCATGGTTTTGGCAATTGCAAGAAGGTTGCTGATCCAGAATCCCTATGCCCAGGTGGTAAACATAcactattatataaaaatttttaatatcaaattttaaaattaaataataatatatatttaaatttatgatgcATATCTTTTTATGTTGTTCAGAAAATCTTTGTCGAATAAAATagagatgagagaagatatgtaatctctGTTTAAATAAGGAGATGAGAGAAGATAAGATCTATAATATCATATCAATCTTGTTTTGATCTCTTGCGTAATTGTGTAACATGAGTATATGatctaagataaataattatgagaaattatattatgattagaCTTCTTTTGAAAAAAAGCTCATGGTTTTGGCAATTGCAAGAAGGTTGCTGATCCAGAATATCCCTATGCCCGGGTAGTAAACATAtgctattatataaaaaaatttaatatcaaaatttaaaattaaataataatctaTATTTAAGTTTATGATGTATATCTTTCTATGTTGTTCATAAAATCTTTGTCGGATAAAATAGAGATGAGAGAAATATGTAATCTCTGTTTAAATAAGGAGATGAGAGAAGATAAGATCTATACTATCATATCAATCTTGTTTTGATCTCTTGCGTAATTGTGTAACACGAGTATATGatctaagataaataattatgagaaattatattataattagatttcttttgaaaaaatgcTCATGGTTTTGACAATTGCAAGAAGATAGAATCCCTATGGTCGGATAGTAAACATatactattatataaaaaatttaatatcaaaatttaaaattaaataataatatatatttaaatttacgaTGCATATCTTTCTATGTTGTTCAAAAAATCTTTGTCGAATAAAGTGGATATGAGATAAGATATGTAATCTCTGTTTAAATAAGGAGATGAGAGAAGATAAGATCTATAATATCATATCAATCTTGTTTTGATCTCGTGCGTAATTGTGTAACACGAGTATATGatctaagataaataattatgagaaattatattataattagacTTCTTTTGAAAAAATGCTCATGGTTTTGGCAATTGCAAGAAGGTTGCTGATCCAAAATCCCTGGGTAGAAAACATATACtgttattgaaaaaaaaataatagcaaattttaaaattaaataataatagatatttaaatttatgatgcATATCTTTCTATGTTATTCAAAAAATCTTTGTCGAATAAAGTGGAGATGAGATAAGATATGTAATCTCTGTTTAAGTAAGGAGACGAGAGAAGATAAGATCTATAATATCATATCACATATATCGATCTTGTTCGGATCTCTTGGGTAACTGTGTAACACGAGAATATGGTGATAAGTAATTAAGAGAAATTCTATTATAATTAGATTTTCTTCGAAAAAATGCCCATCGTGAAGGTTGCTAATCCAGAATCCTTATTTTTTTTCGATTGGATTATAATCATGATAAgaattaatatattttacctaattagatgtCATATAATCTAGCATGAACTGCCATCTAGAGAATTTAGGCTACTAACACTTAGCCACTCTATTATGCATATATGTGTTATGGATTCAATCACACTACAGACATTAAGGATGGATTATATGTCTCCTTTAAAAAAAGCTTTATCTTTTGAAACCAACTCTGAGAAAATATTTTTGCGAGATTTGAATACATGAAAGAAGCTTTATCTTTTGAATCCAACTCAGCGAGAGTATTTTTGCGAgatttgatttgaatagatgaatattttctttcATGAAAACGAAATCGATGATACGATATAAGTTCTATTTGCTACCACTCAAATTTTGAGTGGTAGAAGGGTTCACCAGTCATGACATCGATCTACTAATTTATCGAGAGTCTGAATCATCAACCTGACATaatttaatgataatatattcatCTAATTTTTATAAGTTCATTCAAGTATTCTCCCACTTTCAATGTGTTAATTTTAGGTTTGGTTATCGATGAGTTTGCACTGCATTAGACTCCATCGCTGACAAAAGAGCAAATGATGCATCATCTAATTTAATTTATGATAGATGAATGGGATTAAATTGATTCAGCAGAGGAATTAAGATTCTATCTGAAAATTAAATTAGAATTCTAAAAGAAAAACCTAATTGGATGAATAGATTTCATTCATATGGTGAGATGGGTAAATGTGTCGGGGCTGACCATTCTACGAACGGGCCTTAGTTAGTTAGGCCGGCCCACATTTTTGTAGATGGCAACAAGTCCTGTTCAAAGGATCCATAAAGGGGACGAGACAAAACAGAGTATTTGCCAAAGCTCCCCTCGATGCGATTAGATTAGATTAGCGGAGTCAAGAACTCCCAAATTGGGATTCGTTTGCTCGGCCAATCACCACATGAACGGACGACCAATGCGAGATCAAACAGGTATCGCCTCCCATCGAGACTACGAACAATCTTGAATTCTGTATTAGGTGTTGTTTGAGGACGACAAGCATATAACTGTCCTCCTTTGTatgttgaaaaaaagaaaaagaaaaaggagaagggaTAGATCTAAAAAGTAGAACAGGATTAAATATTTCATGATCCAACGTATCGGTTTTATATAGTCCCGtacatacattatattaattatatttaaaataaattactcTTTTCTACCAAACCCTTTCAAGAATTAATAATTGGTTTATCTTTTTCTTGGTATTTAATCTATTTCTCCTTTTGATAAAAAGAACCTCTTTATGACAtcttaacaaatttaatttcaaCATTCTTCCCCCTTAAACTTGTTTCATCTAACATCTCATGTTTCTTTCgaagttattgaaatattttaaatttaagaggCTTTGTGAGTATATCGATCATTTATTTACTTGTCTTGACATAAGTTGGTCTActattttgtttttaatatgatctcttataaaataaaatcttatctcgatatgcttcgatcttttACGATAGATTAAATATTTAGCTAAGACAATAgatgatttgttatcaacataaatcttagtTGATTTCTCTTGCAACATATAAAGTTCTTTCGGTAGTCATTTTAGCCATATTGCTTTACAACTTGATAAagcaatgatatattattttttgaagACATAAATGTAGCTTtactaaaataaaatacaaatataaTTGTACTCTTGTGATCATAGTAGCTTTCAGCTCAATCACTATCACTATATCTAATGGGTTCTAACCTTTTAGATAACGAATAGAACATTTCATATTCGAGTATCACTCTAATACATCTTAAAAATTTTTTAGGGACACttaaatgagatgtcttaggAGCTTCCATATATATACTTATTAAACTAACTCCAAATGGTATCTCACGTAGagtgcatattaaatattttaaacattTAACTAGACTTTTATAACAAGTTGGATTAATGTATTTACCTTTGCCTTTCTTAGCTAATTTGGTGCCATATTCCACTGGTGTATTTATAGTGTGACAATCTTTCATACAAAACTTCTTTAGAATATCCTTTGTATACTTTTCTTgtaagataaaaaatcatatattgtcTTGTATAACTTTAATACCGAGAAAATAAGTCATTAGGCTCAAGTCAGTTatctcaaactcctttttcaaagagtatttaaaatatttaatcattgagATATTATTACTTGTAAAAATTAAAtctacatacatgcatataaataagatattattgcTTGTCCCTTATAGGACTTGTTTAAGCCTATAAAAAGCTATCTTTAACTTATATATATTATCTTCTtattcataaataataaaatcatgGGGTTGTCgaatatacctcttcttcaagaacttcattaaaaaatattaatttgatattaatttataaaaaaatattttatttgaattgTTAAGAAAACATTTTCTTAAACTTCAGTAACCGGTGTGAATACTTCTTTATAGTTAATTTTATATTGTTGTTTGTATCCCTTTGGAACAAATCATGCCTTAACATCAGTCACTTAGTGGTCTTCTAGAAGTATAGTAAGCTCTCAtgtatcatttttattaataGTACGAATCTATTCATTCATAGTTTGtcatcatttttattctttataagcttcttcaaagattaatgaatcatatcttgaaaaaagataaaataaagaaagctcatcattgttagtatcaaccATTCAGTTCACATTATATAGCTCCTAAATCATTCTTGTCCTTCTTACAAGCGAGCTTCTTGAATTATGTGACCGGGgcgatctaggtgatgattcagACAAATACTATTCGGTatttgcttgtattatatcatcttcttctgaagctATAGCTTTCTTTTGCTGCAAATCACTTTTTTAGCTTTAAATCTATTGTTCAttaaactcaacatctcttgacatcgtaactttatttgtgataggaatGTAGAGTTTGTAACTACTGAAATTCTCAACATGACAAGATGTATTTCTGACTTTTATCCAcaagttttattttcttttcttctggtatcttaGCAAATGTAACATTTCTAAAAATTCTTAAATGATCGACTTTTAATTTGTTATTCTTAATTTGAAAGGCTTTATTTTTTGCTTGTCCAAGATATATACTTCACGTAACTTTGATGAATGATCAATTTTTGATATTCGTGTCACCATATTAAAATTTTCTAGAAGTTTTAAAACCTTAAAATTTaaatgagcatatctaagatgtcaTAATGTTGAAATTTCCTCAATACcagttttaaaataatttgaccaattaaaaatacataaatgtagatgaaatattttattcttcattaatgttttattcttatcacaaattgaaagagttatatcattaatctcaatatcataaccttTTTTAAGTAATTACCCCAagctcaaaatattatttttcatatcgatAACATTATAAACATTTGAAATGTATAATTCTTTGCCATtagtgagacaaaaaaaaaaatctttatctcctacttGTCTTTGAGATAGATCACCAAATATAATATTTCTGAAATAACttgtatatattttcaaaaatatttttttgatgccACATATGTGATTTGAAGCTCTatagataccatgtcatagactaATCtttctttaaattattataaatcattaGTAagacttaatttttatttttttaaataaaatttgccttatcatcttaatttttaggattataataacattgaaAAGAGTAGTCTCCATACATTTTGCAAACATAGCAttgcatttcttatattttagaatTTCTACTATGGTCTCGGCCACATCCTCAACCATAACCTCAATTTCTTTAGCTAGAATTTTCTCTATCATTTTAATTGTTTTAAAATTCTTGGTTGATCTAATTTCTGCCACCTCTTCTTTTTTGAGATTTTGATTCACCTTTCAAAAGCATGCTTAGTTTGTAATGCTTGTTCTATAGAATTTTTCtccttctctttttataagcTTTTGTTCATGAACTAAGAGAACTTATTAGTTATTCTTAAGACATTTGTTCCAAATCTTTAGATctagagatcttaatatttttctattatttttttattataaatttgttCATCATTTTATCtcatttgataaataatagaaataatttttgagaagtaatcataAATAGGTTTAGAAGTatcttgccatagtttttcaagctTAGCTCGTAAAACTTATAGATAAAGCTTTTTTATCTTATTTAGACCGCTAAATACTTTTTGAAGCATTTGTCAAGCCTCTTTTGAGGTATTTGCTGAAGCAATGATCTCAAATATTGCATCATCAAGCCCTTGGTAGATCGTGaacaaaactttttttttcttttttcttctaccTGGCCATAGTTTTTCAAGCTTAGCTTGTAAAACTCTTTCTTATGTTGGATTTAATTTAACAAATCTATTTTCTACAAATTCTCTTATATCTTGGGAGTTTAGAAGGACCTTTGTTTGAATGtactatatatcataatttttttatcgaGAAGAAGTCATAGTTTAACCCGAGCAAACTATAATACCAAACGTTGAAAATAGATAAAGAGAAAAGATAAGTTTATCACACAACGGAAGAGTACGACAAAGTTAAATCTtctatgtttttttttcaaaagtttcTACAACTTCAAAAACTCAACCTTTCAAAACCGAGATTTATACGGTACATTAATTACATTTAAAATGAATCATTCTTTCGTAAGAAATCCTTTTAAAAATAATGGTCAATTTGATTTATCCTTCTATAATCAtttaatctatttctcaaagaacCTCTTAATACCTAAACAAATTTAATTACAGCACTATATTACTCAAGGAAAAAAGAATCCATTTTACGTGCCTCTTTCTTCAAGAAGGTCGTCATCCCTCGAAAGGGGAGTCGGCATCTTCTACATCTCCTATTTTTGGAGGACTACCAAACCAAACACAAGCGGACGCCTTTCTCTGCAAGCCAAGTCGCGTACATGTCGAAGACAGCATCACCTACCCATCGTTCACGTGTCTTTTACAACCCTCCCCTGCATCTCTGGGATTCACCATGCCACATTCTTTCCGATTCCATGCGTCACATAAACAATGAGAAAACACATATATGGAGGTCACACTGAGACACACATGAcatatgcagagagagagagagagagagagagagagagagtcggaaATGGAGAAATGATAGGTATGTCTTGGAAGACACTCTAGGGCGACCTCGGAGCTAAAAGGAGGCCACCGTCTActactcctcctcctctctaTCTAACCATCTCATTCAAGGAGGTGAGACGTCTCATACGAATCAGGTTGCTGGATCCCCACTCAACCCGGTTGCTCCTTTGCCAAAAGGATTATGGAGAGATTTCCATAGAATCGCTCGAGTAATAACATTAGGTATGTATGTTTGGTCACAAGGTTGAGTTATATCGGTGATGTATACAGCAAGGGCAAGCTTGAGGGTCAAGCAACCTGGTGTTACTTGCGGAGGTCTCCCTCCTCTCTTCTCTACTCTTCTCTACATATGGCCTTGTTTTTGTCTTTTTCCTTTTCCCTTTGTGCGCGGTTTGTTGTCTTGAGGAAGCGGGAGGGACCATCGGAGTTTTGCTGCACTTGTCCCTGGAGGAAGATGATGAACCAAAGTTGAGGAGAATTCTATTCCTTCCCGGATATCAAGGGGAAAACtgtgggagggaggaggagagctcGGTAGCTTTAAGAGGGAcaagcttctttcttcttttcctttctcgCCTTTTCTGTCCTCTTGTTTGCCTTCTTCGGTCGTCATTCCCTTCCCAGTCTTTTGCCTGCTCCGAACAAGAGACAAGGAGGAGAagacgaagaggaagaagatgacaCATGACATGGTGCGGTAGCTGCTGGCCGGCATCAATCCGGGCTCTCCGATGGTTCTAATCACCAAGAAATCACACGACATCATGATCAAGACGTGCCCCTCCTGCGGTCATCGCATTCAGTATGAGCAGCAGCaggtctctctttctctctctctctctctcttcttgtgcAGTTTCTACACACAACAAAATCATTTCATCTCGAAGCTGATAAGGTTGCGACGTAGCATCTTCTTCTTGGCTGCCTGCGGCAGGCAAAAGCCAAACCTGTTCACGCTTTCCGTATGAAACCTCTTTTGAGAGGGAGACTAATACACGTCCGGATGTGGATTGAATCCAGGCGTCTTCCTCCATACAAGACTTGCCCGGGCTGCCCGCAGGCGTGAAGTTTGATCCCACCGACCAAGAGCTGCTGGAACACTTGGAGGGCAAAACGGGGTCGGACCCTCACAAGCTTCACCCTCTCATCGACGAGTTCATCCCCACCATCGAAGGCGACGATGGGATTTGCTACACGCATCCTGAGAAGCTCCCCAGTAATGATCGATCGATTGACACCATCTCTTTATTTATGAGTGAGCCAATGAACATGTTccgattcatctctctctctctctctctctctctctctctctctctctctttgcctcTTACTCATTTGAGATGATTTTTGGAATCACAAGTTCCGATATATAGTGGCATAAAATGTTCGGATCGGATTTAATGCAAAACCAACCTGGTTTTCTGATGACGTGAAGATTGGAAGAACTTTTCTCACTATTTAATTACTTGTTGTGACCTAACAATAATAACAAGCAATAAATTAGGTTGTATAGAGTGAGGCCCATTGGGAAAGCTATGTAGACCTTGCCTTGGCTTCAACTCCTCCTCACCTTTGAGATAATTGGTGGGATTTATTGCGTTTCGTATGTGATTTTAATCGTGTGTTTCTTCTTGCGATGCACAGGAGTGAGACAGGATGGTCTGGTTCGGCACTTCTTCCATCGCCCTTCCAAGGCATACACGACGGggacgaggaagaggagaaaggtgCACACCGACGCACGCGGAGGCGAGACGCGGTGGCACAAGACCGGGAAGACGAGGCCG is from Musa acuminata AAA Group cultivar baxijiao chromosome BXJ1-6, Cavendish_Baxijiao_AAA, whole genome shotgun sequence and encodes:
- the LOC135676902 gene encoding receptor-like protein kinase HSL1, which gives rise to MGHYKSFKLGTENTTAMAAFLSLFLLFCFLPCRSLSLTQDGLHLLDAKSSLDDPDSSLSDWSPSDATPCNWTGVTCASPPLFPAVTALDLSDLGLVGPFPSPLCRLLDLSSLSLSLNSLNSSLSSSSFLGCYSLTRLDLSQNFFTGPLPAFLPSLLPRLSYLDLSDNNFSGPIPSSFGQFASLRSLSLVGNLLSGPVPAFLSNLSSLHELNLSYNLFTPTPLPPSLANLTSLRVLWLASCNLIGSIPPSLGRLSNLTDLDLSYNSLSGDIPNSLAVLSSVVQIELYSNHLTGPVPSGLSNLTELRLFDASMNQLSGQIPEDVFLAPSLESFHLYENNLTGAIPSTITRCDNLAELRLFSNQLDGPLPADFGKNSPLKFVDLSDNLLSGEIPAGICGGDMLDQLLLLDNMFSGSLPESLGQCSTLTRVRLLNNHLSGEVPPAFWGLPHVWLLELAGNSFTGGISPAISGATNLSKLVISNNQFEGRIPEEMGALSNLYEFSAANNRLTGPLPEGLVNFASLGLLDLHNNSLSGELVSGVRWWKKLIRLNLANNEFTGSIPPELGDLPMLNYLDISGNQLTGTIPLELQNLKLNDFNLSNNQLSGTLPPQFATRIYENSFLGNPGLCVDVNAPCAGQRRGGNSIRYGFPWLLRSIYILSAAALVAAAAWFYWKNQSSKEVNRASEKPNWMLTSFHKLGFSEYEISGCLDEDNVIGSGASGKVYKAVLSNGEVVAVKKLRETPGKTDVFQSVDDGFEAEVATLGKIRHKNIVKLWCCCTHKDCKLLVYEYMPHGSLGDLLHGSKGRLLDWPTRYKIAVDAAEGLSYLHHDCVPPIVHRDIKSNNILLDDEFGAKVADFGVAKAIVGKDPMSMSIVAGSCGYIAPEYAYTLRVNEKSDIYSYGVVILELVTGRRPVDPELGEKDMARWVQSTVEQRGVDHVLDPKLDVCYKDEMCKVLDIGLLCASILPISRPSMRTVIKMLFEVGSENKQLKPAEDRNQVSLLP
- the LOC135676903 gene encoding NAC domain-containing protein 73-like isoform X1, which codes for MVLITKKSHDIMIKTCPSCGHRIQYEQQQASSSIQDLPGLPAGVKFDPTDQELLEHLEGKTGSDPHKLHPLIDEFIPTIEGDDGICYTHPEKLPSNDRSIDTISLFMRVRQDGLVRHFFHRPSKAYTTGTRKRRKVHTDARGGETRWHKTGKTRPVSVGGKLKGYKKILVLYTNYGKQRKPEKTSWIMHQYHLGSDEEEKDGELVVSKVFYQTQPRQCGSGAKDSYGRNVKAAVDDDDDDGAATAAAVVVLGEGSAVGDYYAPSLIGYNQGGQNRVSSPHLLPNFAMHTGGASFLS
- the LOC135676903 gene encoding NAC domain-containing protein 73-like isoform X2; translation: MVLITKKSHDIMIKTCPSCGHRIQYEQQQASSSIQDLPGLPAGVKFDPTDQELLEHLEGKTGSDPHKLHPLIDEFIPTIEGDDGICYTHPEKLPRVRQDGLVRHFFHRPSKAYTTGTRKRRKVHTDARGGETRWHKTGKTRPVSVGGKLKGYKKILVLYTNYGKQRKPEKTSWIMHQYHLGSDEEEKDGELVVSKVFYQTQPRQCGSGAKDSYGRNVKAAVDDDDDDGAATAAAVVVLGEGSAVGDYYAPSLIGYNQGGQNRVSSPHLLPNFAMHTGGASFLS